From the Hevea brasiliensis isolate MT/VB/25A 57/8 chromosome 15, ASM3005281v1, whole genome shotgun sequence genome, one window contains:
- the LOC110661855 gene encoding probable phosphatase PSR2 isoform X1 has translation MPSLKMKTQPSMDSLRGKSCLSVCQKSNTISKKSGSHVTVSQQIAECDAYVQKCQNGYVQSGIETYTPDIECDEAIDQREFLNEENSQFQKHSSTFADSGIVGRMESTLNCTSNLETIFSPALEPVEIHSVPNIDDDAVGSDKDLNVPGSGADDSDDNRSSCDYQTCNISDFFISDMIITGLPFDGSTVDDDITEINPFPDYKCAEPSMFFDVAEECVMLPFLEDTAKVSNSNDTISSEEGAVDQDNASLYLAINQIRSCNHESDLNSDSDQIEDFDPQFFIKNLPELSDVESNFHPTKESWRMKSITLVLDLDETLVHSTLEHCDDADFTFTVFFNMNEHTVYVKQRPFLHTFLERVAEMFEVVIFTASQSIYAAQLLDILDPDKKLISRRVYRESCIFTDGSYTKDLTVLGVDLAKVAIIDNSPQVFRLQVNNGIPIKSWFSDPSDCALISLLPFLETLVDADDVRPIIANRFGHVRNNLYYLVMAKCRYVVEFHCYFLYL, from the exons ATGCCATCATTAAAAATGAAGACCCAACCAAGCATGGATTCTTTAAGAGGAAAAAGTTGTCTGAGTGTGTGTCAAAAGTCTAATACGATATCCAAAAAATCAGGTTCTCATGTCACAGTTTCTCAACAGATAGCAGAATGTGATGCTTATGTTCAGAAATGTCAGAATGGATACG TTCAATCAGGTATAGAAACATACACCCCGGATATTGAGTGTGATGAAGCTATTGACCAGCGAGAATTTTTGAATGAAGAAAATTCTCAGTTTCAAAAGCATTCATCAACTTTTGCAGATTCAGGCATTGTGGGAAGAATG GAATCAACCCTTAACTGTACATCAAACTTGGAAACAATTTTTTCTCCTGCTCTGGAGCCTGTTGAAATTCACAGTGTGCCAAATATTGATGATGATGCAG TAGGGAGCGACAAAGATCTTAATGTGCCAGGGTCGGGTGCTGATGACAGTGATGATAACAGAAGCTCATGTGACTATCAAACATGCAATATATCAGATTTCTTTATTTCTGACATGATTATTACTGGCTTACCATTTGATGGGAGCACAGTTGATGATGATATCACTGAGATCAATCCTTTTCCTGATTATAAATGTGCTGAGCCTAGTATGTTTTTTGATGTGGCTGAGGAATGTGTGATGCTACCTTTTCTTGAAGACACTGCCAAAGTCAGCAATTCCAATGATACGATATCTAGTGAAGAAGGCGCAGTAGATCAGGATAATGCTAGCTTGTACTTAGCAATTAATCAGATACGATCATGCAACCACGAATCTGATCTTAACAGTGATTCAGACCAGATAGAAGACTTTGATCCTCAGTTCTTTATCAAAAATTTGCCTGAACTATCTGATGTTGAGTCAAATTTTCACCCTACAAAGGAGTCTTGGAGAATGAAGTCTATAACCCTGGTACTTGATTTGGATG AAACTCTCGTCCACTCTACATTGGAACATTGTGATGATGCAGACTTCACCTTTACTGTGTTTTTCAACATGAATGAGCACACTGTATATGTAAAACAGAGGCCTTTCCTCCATACATTCTTGGAGAGAGTTGCAGAGATGTTTGAAGTTGTTATCTTTACAGCCAGCCAAAGCATTTATGCAGCACAGCTTTTGGACATACTGGATCCAGATAAAAAGCTTATATCTCGGCGGGTTTACCGCGAGTCTTGCATTTTCACCGATGGAAGTTACACAAAAGATTTGACAGTTTTAGGTGTTGATCTTGCAAAAGTTGCCATTATTGATAATTCTCCACAG GTTTTCAGGTTGCAAGTAAATAATGGGATTCCCATTAAGAGTTGGTTTAGTGATCCATCAGATTGTGCATTAATTTCATTACTTCCCTTCTTAGAGACCTTGGTTGATGCTGATGATGTCCGCCCTATCATTGCAAACAGATTCG GTCATGTGAGGAACAACCTATATTATCTGGTAATGGCAAAATGTAGGTACGTTGTTGAGTTCCATTGTTACTTTCTTTACTTGTAG
- the LOC110661855 gene encoding probable phosphatase PSR2 isoform X4, with amino-acid sequence MPSLKMKTQPSMDSLRGKSCLSVCQKSNTISKKSGSHVTVSQQIAECDAYVQKCQNGYVQSGIETYTPDIECDEAIDQREFLNEENSQFQKHSSTFADSGIVGRMESTLNCTSNLETIFSPALEPVEIHSVPNIDDDAVGSDKDLNVPGSGADDSDDNRSSCDYQTCNISDFFISDMIITGLPFDGSTVDDDITEINPFPDYKCAEPSMFFDVAEECVMLPFLEDTAKVSNSNDTISSEEGAVDQDNASLYLAINQIRSCNHESDLNSDSDQIEDFDPQFFIKNLPELSDVESNFHPTKESWRMKSITLVLDLDETLVHSTLEHCDDADFTFTVFFNMNEHTVYVKQRPFLHTFLERVAEMFEVVIFTASQSIYAAQLLDILDPDKKLISRRVYRESCIFTDGSYTKDLTVLGVDLAKVAIIDNSPQVFRLQVNNGIPIKSWFSDPSDCALISLLPFLETLVDADDVRPIIANRFG; translated from the exons ATGCCATCATTAAAAATGAAGACCCAACCAAGCATGGATTCTTTAAGAGGAAAAAGTTGTCTGAGTGTGTGTCAAAAGTCTAATACGATATCCAAAAAATCAGGTTCTCATGTCACAGTTTCTCAACAGATAGCAGAATGTGATGCTTATGTTCAGAAATGTCAGAATGGATACG TTCAATCAGGTATAGAAACATACACCCCGGATATTGAGTGTGATGAAGCTATTGACCAGCGAGAATTTTTGAATGAAGAAAATTCTCAGTTTCAAAAGCATTCATCAACTTTTGCAGATTCAGGCATTGTGGGAAGAATG GAATCAACCCTTAACTGTACATCAAACTTGGAAACAATTTTTTCTCCTGCTCTGGAGCCTGTTGAAATTCACAGTGTGCCAAATATTGATGATGATGCAG TAGGGAGCGACAAAGATCTTAATGTGCCAGGGTCGGGTGCTGATGACAGTGATGATAACAGAAGCTCATGTGACTATCAAACATGCAATATATCAGATTTCTTTATTTCTGACATGATTATTACTGGCTTACCATTTGATGGGAGCACAGTTGATGATGATATCACTGAGATCAATCCTTTTCCTGATTATAAATGTGCTGAGCCTAGTATGTTTTTTGATGTGGCTGAGGAATGTGTGATGCTACCTTTTCTTGAAGACACTGCCAAAGTCAGCAATTCCAATGATACGATATCTAGTGAAGAAGGCGCAGTAGATCAGGATAATGCTAGCTTGTACTTAGCAATTAATCAGATACGATCATGCAACCACGAATCTGATCTTAACAGTGATTCAGACCAGATAGAAGACTTTGATCCTCAGTTCTTTATCAAAAATTTGCCTGAACTATCTGATGTTGAGTCAAATTTTCACCCTACAAAGGAGTCTTGGAGAATGAAGTCTATAACCCTGGTACTTGATTTGGATG AAACTCTCGTCCACTCTACATTGGAACATTGTGATGATGCAGACTTCACCTTTACTGTGTTTTTCAACATGAATGAGCACACTGTATATGTAAAACAGAGGCCTTTCCTCCATACATTCTTGGAGAGAGTTGCAGAGATGTTTGAAGTTGTTATCTTTACAGCCAGCCAAAGCATTTATGCAGCACAGCTTTTGGACATACTGGATCCAGATAAAAAGCTTATATCTCGGCGGGTTTACCGCGAGTCTTGCATTTTCACCGATGGAAGTTACACAAAAGATTTGACAGTTTTAGGTGTTGATCTTGCAAAAGTTGCCATTATTGATAATTCTCCACAG GTTTTCAGGTTGCAAGTAAATAATGGGATTCCCATTAAGAGTTGGTTTAGTGATCCATCAGATTGTGCATTAATTTCATTACTTCCCTTCTTAGAGACCTTGGTTGATGCTGATGATGTCCGCCCTATCATTGCAAACAGATTCG GTTGA
- the LOC110661855 gene encoding probable phosphatase PSR2 isoform X3 — protein MPSLKMKTQPSMDSLRGKSCLSVCQKSNTISKKSGSHVTVSQQIAECDAYVQKCQNGYGIETYTPDIECDEAIDQREFLNEENSQFQKHSSTFADSGIVGRMESTLNCTSNLETIFSPALEPVEIHSVPNIDDDAVGSDKDLNVPGSGADDSDDNRSSCDYQTCNISDFFISDMIITGLPFDGSTVDDDITEINPFPDYKCAEPSMFFDVAEECVMLPFLEDTAKVSNSNDTISSEEGAVDQDNASLYLAINQIRSCNHESDLNSDSDQIEDFDPQFFIKNLPELSDVESNFHPTKESWRMKSITLVLDLDETLVHSTLEHCDDADFTFTVFFNMNEHTVYVKQRPFLHTFLERVAEMFEVVIFTASQSIYAAQLLDILDPDKKLISRRVYRESCIFTDGSYTKDLTVLGVDLAKVAIIDNSPQVFRLQVNNGIPIKSWFSDPSDCALISLLPFLETLVDADDVRPIIANRFGHVRNNLYYLVMAKCRYVVEFHCYFLYL, from the exons ATGCCATCATTAAAAATGAAGACCCAACCAAGCATGGATTCTTTAAGAGGAAAAAGTTGTCTGAGTGTGTGTCAAAAGTCTAATACGATATCCAAAAAATCAGGTTCTCATGTCACAGTTTCTCAACAGATAGCAGAATGTGATGCTTATGTTCAGAAATGTCAGAATGGATACG GTATAGAAACATACACCCCGGATATTGAGTGTGATGAAGCTATTGACCAGCGAGAATTTTTGAATGAAGAAAATTCTCAGTTTCAAAAGCATTCATCAACTTTTGCAGATTCAGGCATTGTGGGAAGAATG GAATCAACCCTTAACTGTACATCAAACTTGGAAACAATTTTTTCTCCTGCTCTGGAGCCTGTTGAAATTCACAGTGTGCCAAATATTGATGATGATGCAG TAGGGAGCGACAAAGATCTTAATGTGCCAGGGTCGGGTGCTGATGACAGTGATGATAACAGAAGCTCATGTGACTATCAAACATGCAATATATCAGATTTCTTTATTTCTGACATGATTATTACTGGCTTACCATTTGATGGGAGCACAGTTGATGATGATATCACTGAGATCAATCCTTTTCCTGATTATAAATGTGCTGAGCCTAGTATGTTTTTTGATGTGGCTGAGGAATGTGTGATGCTACCTTTTCTTGAAGACACTGCCAAAGTCAGCAATTCCAATGATACGATATCTAGTGAAGAAGGCGCAGTAGATCAGGATAATGCTAGCTTGTACTTAGCAATTAATCAGATACGATCATGCAACCACGAATCTGATCTTAACAGTGATTCAGACCAGATAGAAGACTTTGATCCTCAGTTCTTTATCAAAAATTTGCCTGAACTATCTGATGTTGAGTCAAATTTTCACCCTACAAAGGAGTCTTGGAGAATGAAGTCTATAACCCTGGTACTTGATTTGGATG AAACTCTCGTCCACTCTACATTGGAACATTGTGATGATGCAGACTTCACCTTTACTGTGTTTTTCAACATGAATGAGCACACTGTATATGTAAAACAGAGGCCTTTCCTCCATACATTCTTGGAGAGAGTTGCAGAGATGTTTGAAGTTGTTATCTTTACAGCCAGCCAAAGCATTTATGCAGCACAGCTTTTGGACATACTGGATCCAGATAAAAAGCTTATATCTCGGCGGGTTTACCGCGAGTCTTGCATTTTCACCGATGGAAGTTACACAAAAGATTTGACAGTTTTAGGTGTTGATCTTGCAAAAGTTGCCATTATTGATAATTCTCCACAG GTTTTCAGGTTGCAAGTAAATAATGGGATTCCCATTAAGAGTTGGTTTAGTGATCCATCAGATTGTGCATTAATTTCATTACTTCCCTTCTTAGAGACCTTGGTTGATGCTGATGATGTCCGCCCTATCATTGCAAACAGATTCG GTCATGTGAGGAACAACCTATATTATCTGGTAATGGCAAAATGTAGGTACGTTGTTGAGTTCCATTGTTACTTTCTTTACTTGTAG
- the LOC110661855 gene encoding probable phosphatase PSR2 isoform X2 produces MPSLKMKTQPSMDSLRGKSCLSVCQKSNTISKKSGSHVTVSQQIAECDAYVQKCQNGYVQSGIETYTPDIECDEAIDQREFLNEENSQFQKHSSTFADSGIVGRMESTLNCTSNLETIFSPALEPVEIHSVPNIDDDAGSDKDLNVPGSGADDSDDNRSSCDYQTCNISDFFISDMIITGLPFDGSTVDDDITEINPFPDYKCAEPSMFFDVAEECVMLPFLEDTAKVSNSNDTISSEEGAVDQDNASLYLAINQIRSCNHESDLNSDSDQIEDFDPQFFIKNLPELSDVESNFHPTKESWRMKSITLVLDLDETLVHSTLEHCDDADFTFTVFFNMNEHTVYVKQRPFLHTFLERVAEMFEVVIFTASQSIYAAQLLDILDPDKKLISRRVYRESCIFTDGSYTKDLTVLGVDLAKVAIIDNSPQVFRLQVNNGIPIKSWFSDPSDCALISLLPFLETLVDADDVRPIIANRFGHVRNNLYYLVMAKCRYVVEFHCYFLYL; encoded by the exons ATGCCATCATTAAAAATGAAGACCCAACCAAGCATGGATTCTTTAAGAGGAAAAAGTTGTCTGAGTGTGTGTCAAAAGTCTAATACGATATCCAAAAAATCAGGTTCTCATGTCACAGTTTCTCAACAGATAGCAGAATGTGATGCTTATGTTCAGAAATGTCAGAATGGATACG TTCAATCAGGTATAGAAACATACACCCCGGATATTGAGTGTGATGAAGCTATTGACCAGCGAGAATTTTTGAATGAAGAAAATTCTCAGTTTCAAAAGCATTCATCAACTTTTGCAGATTCAGGCATTGTGGGAAGAATG GAATCAACCCTTAACTGTACATCAAACTTGGAAACAATTTTTTCTCCTGCTCTGGAGCCTGTTGAAATTCACAGTGTGCCAAATATTGATGATGATGCAG GGAGCGACAAAGATCTTAATGTGCCAGGGTCGGGTGCTGATGACAGTGATGATAACAGAAGCTCATGTGACTATCAAACATGCAATATATCAGATTTCTTTATTTCTGACATGATTATTACTGGCTTACCATTTGATGGGAGCACAGTTGATGATGATATCACTGAGATCAATCCTTTTCCTGATTATAAATGTGCTGAGCCTAGTATGTTTTTTGATGTGGCTGAGGAATGTGTGATGCTACCTTTTCTTGAAGACACTGCCAAAGTCAGCAATTCCAATGATACGATATCTAGTGAAGAAGGCGCAGTAGATCAGGATAATGCTAGCTTGTACTTAGCAATTAATCAGATACGATCATGCAACCACGAATCTGATCTTAACAGTGATTCAGACCAGATAGAAGACTTTGATCCTCAGTTCTTTATCAAAAATTTGCCTGAACTATCTGATGTTGAGTCAAATTTTCACCCTACAAAGGAGTCTTGGAGAATGAAGTCTATAACCCTGGTACTTGATTTGGATG AAACTCTCGTCCACTCTACATTGGAACATTGTGATGATGCAGACTTCACCTTTACTGTGTTTTTCAACATGAATGAGCACACTGTATATGTAAAACAGAGGCCTTTCCTCCATACATTCTTGGAGAGAGTTGCAGAGATGTTTGAAGTTGTTATCTTTACAGCCAGCCAAAGCATTTATGCAGCACAGCTTTTGGACATACTGGATCCAGATAAAAAGCTTATATCTCGGCGGGTTTACCGCGAGTCTTGCATTTTCACCGATGGAAGTTACACAAAAGATTTGACAGTTTTAGGTGTTGATCTTGCAAAAGTTGCCATTATTGATAATTCTCCACAG GTTTTCAGGTTGCAAGTAAATAATGGGATTCCCATTAAGAGTTGGTTTAGTGATCCATCAGATTGTGCATTAATTTCATTACTTCCCTTCTTAGAGACCTTGGTTGATGCTGATGATGTCCGCCCTATCATTGCAAACAGATTCG GTCATGTGAGGAACAACCTATATTATCTGGTAATGGCAAAATGTAGGTACGTTGTTGAGTTCCATTGTTACTTTCTTTACTTGTAG
- the LOC110661855 gene encoding probable phosphatase PSR2 isoform X5, translating into MPSLKMKTQPSMDSLRGKSCLSVCQKSNTISKKSGSHVTVSQQIAECDAYVQKCQNGYVQSGIETYTPDIECDEAIDQREFLNEENSQFQKHSSTFADSGIVGRMESTLNCTSNLETIFSPALEPVEIHSVPNIDDDAVGSDKDLNVPGSGADDSDDNRSSCDYQTCNISDFFISDMIITGLPFDGSTVDDDITEINPFPDYKCAEPSMFFDVAEECVMLPFLEDTAKVSNSNDTISSEEGAVDQDNASLYLAINQIRSCNHESDLNSDSDQIEDFDPQFFIKNLPELSDVESNFHPTKESWRMKSITLVLDLDETLVHSTLEHCDDADFTFTVFFNMNEHTVYVKQRPFLHTFLERVAEMFEVVIFTASQSIYAAQLLDILDPDKKLISRRVYRESCIFTDGSYTKDLTVLGVDLAKVAIIDNSPQVDVGSI; encoded by the exons ATGCCATCATTAAAAATGAAGACCCAACCAAGCATGGATTCTTTAAGAGGAAAAAGTTGTCTGAGTGTGTGTCAAAAGTCTAATACGATATCCAAAAAATCAGGTTCTCATGTCACAGTTTCTCAACAGATAGCAGAATGTGATGCTTATGTTCAGAAATGTCAGAATGGATACG TTCAATCAGGTATAGAAACATACACCCCGGATATTGAGTGTGATGAAGCTATTGACCAGCGAGAATTTTTGAATGAAGAAAATTCTCAGTTTCAAAAGCATTCATCAACTTTTGCAGATTCAGGCATTGTGGGAAGAATG GAATCAACCCTTAACTGTACATCAAACTTGGAAACAATTTTTTCTCCTGCTCTGGAGCCTGTTGAAATTCACAGTGTGCCAAATATTGATGATGATGCAG TAGGGAGCGACAAAGATCTTAATGTGCCAGGGTCGGGTGCTGATGACAGTGATGATAACAGAAGCTCATGTGACTATCAAACATGCAATATATCAGATTTCTTTATTTCTGACATGATTATTACTGGCTTACCATTTGATGGGAGCACAGTTGATGATGATATCACTGAGATCAATCCTTTTCCTGATTATAAATGTGCTGAGCCTAGTATGTTTTTTGATGTGGCTGAGGAATGTGTGATGCTACCTTTTCTTGAAGACACTGCCAAAGTCAGCAATTCCAATGATACGATATCTAGTGAAGAAGGCGCAGTAGATCAGGATAATGCTAGCTTGTACTTAGCAATTAATCAGATACGATCATGCAACCACGAATCTGATCTTAACAGTGATTCAGACCAGATAGAAGACTTTGATCCTCAGTTCTTTATCAAAAATTTGCCTGAACTATCTGATGTTGAGTCAAATTTTCACCCTACAAAGGAGTCTTGGAGAATGAAGTCTATAACCCTGGTACTTGATTTGGATG AAACTCTCGTCCACTCTACATTGGAACATTGTGATGATGCAGACTTCACCTTTACTGTGTTTTTCAACATGAATGAGCACACTGTATATGTAAAACAGAGGCCTTTCCTCCATACATTCTTGGAGAGAGTTGCAGAGATGTTTGAAGTTGTTATCTTTACAGCCAGCCAAAGCATTTATGCAGCACAGCTTTTGGACATACTGGATCCAGATAAAAAGCTTATATCTCGGCGGGTTTACCGCGAGTCTTGCATTTTCACCGATGGAAGTTACACAAAAGATTTGACAGTTTTAGGTGTTGATCTTGCAAAAGTTGCCATTATTGATAATTCTCCACAG GTTGATGTTGGAAGTATCTGA
- the LOC110661855 gene encoding probable phosphatase PSR2 isoform X6, with amino-acid sequence MPSLKMKTQPSMDSLRGKSCLSVCQKSNTISKKSGSHVTVSQQIAECDAYVQKCQNGYVQSGIETYTPDIECDEAIDQREFLNEENSQFQKHSSTFADSGIVGRMESTLNCTSNLETIFSPALEPVEIHSVPNIDDDAVGSDKDLNVPGSGADDSDDNRSSCDYQTCNISDFFISDMIITGLPFDGSTVDDDITEINPFPDYKCAEPSMFFDVAEECVMLPFLEDTAKVSNSNDTISSEEGAVDQDNASLYLAINQIRSCNHESDLNSDSDQIEDFDPQFFIKNLPELSDVESNFHPTKESWRMKSITLVLDLDETLVHSTLEHCDDADFTFTVFFNMNEHTVYVKQRPFLHTFLERVAEMFEVVIFTASQSIYAAQLLDILDPDKKLISRRVYRESCIFTDGSYTKDLTVLGVDLAKVAIIDNSPQVM; translated from the exons ATGCCATCATTAAAAATGAAGACCCAACCAAGCATGGATTCTTTAAGAGGAAAAAGTTGTCTGAGTGTGTGTCAAAAGTCTAATACGATATCCAAAAAATCAGGTTCTCATGTCACAGTTTCTCAACAGATAGCAGAATGTGATGCTTATGTTCAGAAATGTCAGAATGGATACG TTCAATCAGGTATAGAAACATACACCCCGGATATTGAGTGTGATGAAGCTATTGACCAGCGAGAATTTTTGAATGAAGAAAATTCTCAGTTTCAAAAGCATTCATCAACTTTTGCAGATTCAGGCATTGTGGGAAGAATG GAATCAACCCTTAACTGTACATCAAACTTGGAAACAATTTTTTCTCCTGCTCTGGAGCCTGTTGAAATTCACAGTGTGCCAAATATTGATGATGATGCAG TAGGGAGCGACAAAGATCTTAATGTGCCAGGGTCGGGTGCTGATGACAGTGATGATAACAGAAGCTCATGTGACTATCAAACATGCAATATATCAGATTTCTTTATTTCTGACATGATTATTACTGGCTTACCATTTGATGGGAGCACAGTTGATGATGATATCACTGAGATCAATCCTTTTCCTGATTATAAATGTGCTGAGCCTAGTATGTTTTTTGATGTGGCTGAGGAATGTGTGATGCTACCTTTTCTTGAAGACACTGCCAAAGTCAGCAATTCCAATGATACGATATCTAGTGAAGAAGGCGCAGTAGATCAGGATAATGCTAGCTTGTACTTAGCAATTAATCAGATACGATCATGCAACCACGAATCTGATCTTAACAGTGATTCAGACCAGATAGAAGACTTTGATCCTCAGTTCTTTATCAAAAATTTGCCTGAACTATCTGATGTTGAGTCAAATTTTCACCCTACAAAGGAGTCTTGGAGAATGAAGTCTATAACCCTGGTACTTGATTTGGATG AAACTCTCGTCCACTCTACATTGGAACATTGTGATGATGCAGACTTCACCTTTACTGTGTTTTTCAACATGAATGAGCACACTGTATATGTAAAACAGAGGCCTTTCCTCCATACATTCTTGGAGAGAGTTGCAGAGATGTTTGAAGTTGTTATCTTTACAGCCAGCCAAAGCATTTATGCAGCACAGCTTTTGGACATACTGGATCCAGATAAAAAGCTTATATCTCGGCGGGTTTACCGCGAGTCTTGCATTTTCACCGATGGAAGTTACACAAAAGATTTGACAGTTTTAGGTGTTGATCTTGCAAAAGTTGCCATTATTGATAATTCTCCACAG GTCATGTGA